The following proteins are co-located in the Triticum aestivum cultivar Chinese Spring chromosome 1A, IWGSC CS RefSeq v2.1, whole genome shotgun sequence genome:
- the LOC123065067 gene encoding endoglucanase 3 — MAAILRCCLLLALVAGLLLGNAAALPHHGPAKHDYRDALTKSILFFEGQRSGRLPPSQRVSWRRSSGLSDGSSAKVDLTGGYYDAGDNVKFGFPLAFSSTMLAWSVLEFGGMMKGELQHARDAVRWGADYLLKATAHPDTVYVQVGDAGKDHACWERPEDMDTPRTVYKVDPSTPGSDVAAETAAALAAASLVFRKSDPAYSSRLVARAKRVFEFADKHRGVYSAKLSSYVCPYYCSYSGYQDELLWGAAWLHRATKSPVYLSYIKVNGQLLGADEQDNTFGWDNKHAGARILLSKSFLVQKLGALQEYKAHADSFICSMVPGTPTDQTTYTRGGLLFKLSDSNMQYVTSSSFLLLTYAKYLVSAKKTVSCGGVAVTPQRLRAIARRQVDYLLGSNPMGMSYMVGYGAKYPKKLHHRASSLPSVAAHPGKIGCSQGFTGLYSGAANPNVHVGAVVGGPNQNDQFPDQRSDYEHSEPATYINAPLVGALAYLAHSSGQL, encoded by the exons ATGGCAGCTATCCTCCGCTGCTGcctcctgctggccctggtggccgGCCTGCTTCTCGGCAATGCCGCCGCCCTGCCGCACCACGGCCCCGCCAAGCACGACTACCGGGACGCGCTCACCAAGTCCATCCTCTTCTTCGAGGGCCAGCGGTCCGGCCGGCTCCCGCCGTCCCAGCGCGTGTCCTGGCGCCGGAGCTCCGGCCTCTCCGACGGCTCCTCCGCCAAG GTTGATCTGACCGGAGGGTACTACGACGCCGGCGACAACGTCAAGTTCGGGTTCCCGCTGGCGTTCAGCTCGACGATGCTGGCGTGGAGCGTGCTGGAGTTCGGCGGCATGATGAAGGGCGAGCTCCAGCACGCCCGGGACGCCGTCCGCTGGGGCGCCGACTACCTCCTCAAGGCCACCGCCCACCCCGACACCGTCTACGTCCAG GTCGGGGACGCGGGCAAGGACCACGCGTGCTGGGAGCGGCCGGAGGACATGGACACGCCGCGCACCGTGTACAAGGTCGACCCCAGCACCCCCGGCTCCGACGTCGCCGCCGAGAccgccgccgcgctcgccgcgGCCTCCCTCGTCTTCCGCAAGTCCGACCCGGCCTACTCCAGCCGCCTCGTCGCCAGGGCCAAGAGG GTGTTCGAGTTCGCTGACAAGCACAGGGGCGTGTACAGCGCCAAGCTCTCGTCCTACGTCTGCCCCTACTACTGCTCCTACTCCGGATACCAG GACGAGCTGCTATGGGGCGCCGCATGGCTACACCGGGCCACCAAGAGCCCCGTCTACCTCAGCTACATCAAGGTGAACGGGCAGCTGCTCGGCGCCGACGAGCAGGACAACACCTTCGGGTGGGACAACAAGCACGCCGGCGCCCGGATCCTCCTCTCCAAGTCCTTCCTGGTGCAGAAGCTGGGCGCGCTGCAGGAGTACAAGGCCCACGCCGACAGCTTCATCTGCTCCATGGTGCCCGGCACCCCCACCGACCAGACCACCTACACCCGGGGCGGCCTCCTCTTCAAGCTCAGCGACAGCAACATGCAGTACGTCACCTCCAGCTCCTTCCTCCTGCTCACCTACGCCAAGTACCTCGTCTCCGCCAAGAAGACCGTCTCCTGCGGCGGCGTCGCCGTCACGCCGCAGCGCCTCCGCGCCATCGCCAGGCGCCAG GTTGACTACTTGCTGGGGAGCAACCCGATGGGCATGTCGTACATGGTGGGGTACGGCGCCAAGTACCCGAAGAAGCTCCACCACCGGGCCTCCTCGCTGCCCTCCGTCGCGGCGCACCCGGGCAAGATCGGCTGCTCGCAGGGGTTCACGGGGCTCTACTCCGGCGCCGCCAACCCGAACGTGCACGTCGGCGCCGTCGTGGGCGGGCCCAACCAGAACGACCAGTTCCCCGACCAGCGCAGCGACTACGAGCACTCGGAGCCGGCCACCTACATCAACGCGCCGCTCGTCGGGGCCCTCGCCTACCTCGCCCACTCCTCCGGCCAGCTCTAG